From Streptomyces sp. SAI-135:
CCGACAGGGCCAGGCGGCGGGTGAAACGGCCGGTGGGCCGCTCAGTGAGTACGGGGCGGGCGTCGGCCGGGATGGGGGAGGGCCGCTCGGCGGTCAGGGTCAGCGTGTGCTGCTCCGTGGTCAGCTCGATGCTGGAGCGGTCCATGCCGGGCAGGTCGAACTGCAGGTAGAGCGCTGCGTCGTCGCGCCACGCGTCCGCGGGAATGACGGTTCCTTCCGGGGCGCCGGGGTTCGCGAGCTGGTGCGTGAGCCGGTCGAGATCGCCCAGACCGCCCGTGCGCGCAAGCATGTCCAACTTCTTCCTTTCCGAAGGCGGCCGCAGTGGTGCGGCCCGGTGATCGAGTGTGCCTATTTCCTATAACCCGACCGGAGGTTCTCTGACAAGTAGCCGCTGTATGAAGTTGATGCTAGTCGGCTCAACCTTCCGTG
This genomic window contains:
- a CDS encoding Hsp20/alpha crystallin family protein translates to MLARTGGLGDLDRLTHQLANPGAPEGTVIPADAWRDDAALYLQFDLPGMDRSSIELTTEQHTLTLTAERPSPIPADARPVLTERPTGRFTRRLALSDALDTAAAEAAYDNGVLTLRIPLAAHAKPRKIAVSGGTLRQLTA